The stretch of DNA GCGCTTGATAGCCGTATCCAGCTGGCGTTGATAGTGCGACTTCGTACCCGTGAGACGTGCCGGCGTGATCTTGCCGTTTTCGCCGATGAAGTCTTTCAGCGTTTCGATGTCTTTGTAGTCGATATGCTCGACGCCAGCGGCTGTGAAGCGGCAAAATTTCTTGCGCTTGAACAGCGGGTTTTGTTGCTGGCGACGCTTGTCGAATTTCTTACCTGTCGGGCGGGGCATGTTCAGTCCTTTCCAATATCCTGCAATTCTGTGATGTGAAACACCAGGGTTCTGGCATTGCGATGTTTTTTCGCCAGAAAGCCGGTGAAGAGCATTTCAACGCC from Paraburkholderia hayleyella encodes:
- the rpsR gene encoding 30S ribosomal protein S18, translated to MPRPTGKKFDKRRQQQNPLFKRKKFCRFTAAGVEHIDYKDIETLKDFIGENGKITPARLTGTKSHYQRQLDTAIKRARFLALVPYTDQHKA